One window from the genome of Rhodopirellula halodulae encodes:
- a CDS encoding ATP-binding cassette domain-containing protein: MITLDDLTIGFRGPALFDGVSARIERGQRIGLLGRNGAGKTTLLKILSGDVTPDNGQVLLDGKVRLARLTQDVPQNVQGSVRELVTMPAEQFAELGTTFRLGTSLGPSDHETWESWEIEQKIEETLTRMNLDPDVPFDSLSSGMRRRVLLARAIASEPDMLLLDEPTNHLDIPSIVWLEDFLQRWSGTLMFITHDRSFLQSLANRIWEIDRGRLFDWTCDYQTFLQRKAAALEAEEKQNALFDKRLAEEEAWIRQGIKARRTRNEGRVRALKSMRNEARERRSLEGKAKLNLQVAERSGALVAKIDDVSFAYPDTDRTIVRDFSALIMRGDKIGIIGPNGAGKSTLLKLILGKLEPTEGSVRLGTNSKIAYFDQLRDTLDPELTVQENVGEGADKVQVGDTTKHILGYLQDYLFTPERARTQVKFLSGGERNRALLAKLMTQPANVIVLDEPTNDLDAETLELLEEQLVNFNGTLLMVSHDRTFLNNVVTSTLAFDDESHPGIVNEYVGGYDEWEAAHQRRRDELAAQQEAQKKANSVAAKPKQTESADRPAKLSYNEQRELKQLPTKIEKLETEIATIHEEMAAPEFYQSGGDAIAAKSNALKEKESELAVAYERWEMLEARS; this comes from the coding sequence ATGATCACTTTGGACGATTTGACCATTGGTTTCCGTGGCCCCGCCTTGTTTGATGGCGTGTCGGCTCGGATTGAACGAGGCCAACGCATCGGTTTGCTCGGTCGCAACGGAGCCGGCAAAACAACGCTGTTGAAGATTCTGTCAGGCGATGTGACTCCGGACAACGGACAGGTCTTGCTGGACGGCAAAGTGCGTTTGGCTCGTTTGACCCAAGACGTTCCTCAAAACGTTCAGGGCAGCGTCCGCGAATTGGTCACCATGCCCGCCGAACAATTTGCGGAACTCGGCACCACGTTCCGTCTCGGCACTTCACTCGGTCCGTCCGATCACGAGACCTGGGAAAGCTGGGAGATCGAACAGAAGATTGAAGAAACGCTCACCCGCATGAATCTGGATCCCGACGTCCCGTTCGACAGCCTCAGCAGCGGCATGCGCCGACGTGTGTTGCTGGCTCGAGCCATCGCCAGCGAACCGGACATGCTGCTGCTGGACGAACCCACCAACCACTTGGACATTCCATCGATCGTTTGGTTGGAGGACTTTCTGCAGCGTTGGTCGGGCACGTTGATGTTCATCACTCACGACCGATCCTTCCTGCAATCCCTCGCGAATCGCATCTGGGAAATTGATCGCGGGCGACTGTTCGATTGGACCTGCGACTACCAAACCTTTTTGCAACGCAAAGCCGCCGCCTTAGAAGCGGAAGAAAAGCAAAACGCACTGTTCGACAAACGATTGGCCGAAGAAGAAGCCTGGATCCGCCAGGGCATCAAAGCTCGCCGCACGCGAAACGAGGGCCGAGTGCGGGCGTTGAAATCGATGCGCAACGAAGCCCGCGAGCGACGAAGTTTGGAGGGCAAGGCGAAACTCAACTTGCAAGTCGCCGAACGCAGTGGTGCATTGGTCGCCAAGATTGACGACGTTTCGTTTGCTTACCCAGACACCGACCGAACGATCGTCCGCGATTTTTCAGCCTTGATCATGCGTGGTGATAAGATCGGGATCATCGGACCCAACGGTGCCGGCAAATCGACGCTGCTGAAATTGATCCTCGGCAAACTCGAACCCACCGAAGGTTCTGTTCGATTGGGTACCAATTCCAAAATCGCTTACTTTGATCAACTGCGTGATACTCTGGACCCCGAATTGACGGTCCAAGAAAACGTGGGCGAAGGCGCGGACAAGGTGCAAGTCGGTGACACGACCAAACACATCTTGGGTTATTTGCAGGATTACCTTTTCACGCCCGAACGTGCCCGAACCCAAGTCAAGTTTCTCTCCGGGGGCGAACGCAACCGAGCCTTGTTGGCAAAGTTGATGACTCAACCGGCCAATGTCATTGTGTTGGACGAACCAACAAACGACTTGGATGCAGAAACCTTGGAACTACTGGAAGAACAACTGGTCAACTTCAATGGCACGTTGTTGATGGTCAGCCACGACCGGACGTTTCTGAACAACGTGGTCACCAGCACGCTGGCGTTTGACGATGAGTCCCATCCTGGCATTGTCAACGAATATGTCGGAGGCTACGACGAATGGGAAGCCGCTCATCAGCGCCGCCGTGATGAACTCGCCGCCCAGCAAGAAGCTCAGAAGAAAGCAAACTCGGTAGCGGCCAAGCCGAAACAGACCGAATCCGCGGACCGCCCCGCGAAGTTGTCGTACAACGAACAGCGTGAACTGAAGCAATTGCCGACCAAGATTGAAAAGTTGGAAACGGAAATCGCGACGATTCATGAAGAGATGGCCGCGCCGGAGTTCTATCAGTCCGGAGGCGATGCCATTGCGGCAAAATCCAACGCGTTGAAAGAGAAAGAGTCGGAATTGGCCGTGGCATACGAGCGTTGGGAAATGCTGGAAGCACGATCCTGA
- a CDS encoding ABC transporter ATP-binding protein, whose translation MSIIEVRDLTKNYRVYQKREGIGGSIRGLFRREFREVTAVRGIDLQVDQGEFVAFLGPNGAGKTTTLKLLSGVIQPTSGSATVMGFVPWERKDGYRRRFALVMGQKNQLWWDLPARESYRLHQHIYGIPETEFKSRLDEISDLLDVTRLLDQPVRELSLGERMKMELIAALLHSPEVLFLDEPTIGLDVIAQHNIQQFLRYYQEKRKITILLTSHYMKDVAALCRRVVVIAQGTIQYDGSLSGIVDKFSGYKLVTLQFAASENLTRPERLGEVVDENWPKLTYRVPRSDVPKLLAETLRDHAIEDVVVEDPPLEDVIADLFRESMDEAESTATV comes from the coding sequence ATGTCGATCATCGAAGTCCGTGACCTGACGAAAAACTACCGCGTTTATCAAAAACGCGAAGGCATCGGCGGCAGTATCCGCGGCTTGTTTCGACGTGAATTTCGCGAGGTCACGGCGGTCCGTGGGATCGATCTGCAAGTGGACCAGGGCGAGTTTGTCGCTTTCCTCGGCCCCAACGGCGCGGGAAAAACAACAACGTTGAAACTCCTCAGCGGTGTGATCCAGCCCACCTCCGGCTCGGCGACGGTGATGGGTTTTGTGCCTTGGGAACGCAAAGACGGTTACCGCCGTCGGTTCGCGTTGGTAATGGGGCAGAAGAACCAATTGTGGTGGGACTTGCCCGCTCGCGAATCCTATCGATTGCATCAACACATCTATGGCATCCCCGAAACGGAGTTCAAGTCTCGTTTGGACGAGATCAGTGACCTGCTCGATGTGACGCGTCTGCTGGATCAACCCGTTCGCGAATTGTCGCTGGGCGAACGCATGAAGATGGAGCTGATCGCGGCTCTGCTACACAGCCCCGAAGTGCTGTTTCTGGATGAACCGACGATCGGCTTGGACGTCATCGCACAACACAACATTCAACAGTTCCTGCGTTACTACCAAGAGAAACGCAAGATCACGATTCTACTGACCAGTCACTACATGAAGGACGTCGCGGCGCTTTGCCGGCGAGTCGTCGTGATCGCTCAAGGCACCATCCAGTACGACGGATCGCTGTCGGGCATTGTCGACAAATTCAGCGGTTACAAATTGGTCACGCTGCAATTCGCAGCGTCCGAAAACCTCACTCGCCCCGAACGGTTGGGTGAAGTCGTTGATGAGAACTGGCCAAAACTCACCTACCGCGTACCTCGCAGTGACGTTCCCAAACTGCTTGCCGAAACGTTGCGTGATCATGCGATCGAGGATGTCGTCGTGGAAGACCCACCGCTCGAAGACGTCATCGCCGACCTGTTTCGCGAATCCATGGACGAAGCCGAAAGCACAGCCACCGTATGA
- a CDS encoding PH domain-containing protein, with the protein MNLAPRPLHPVSMLFQTFAIGKHVFLPIAFVAWNMARNSWFGMMGAVGMLLVLLLLFGGFAFLHYWTYRYQLLGEELIVTSGLIFRSKRVVPVSRIQNVDLVQNVVHRILKVAEVRVETASGTEPEAVLKVLALKDVDSLRSQIEAARVSARSATDSPSTDPPQFTDSQATAMLDAAVTDSTPIAASTTLLQIPLKWLVQAGLASNRGFVMVGIVLGLISQQFGNNDQLARKLANELTTRNINPDELSGSWWSSWLLWVGALVIAVFAIRLLGIAWYVLRFHGYRLELRDENFHLSCGLLTKVSATVPRRRIQWISIQASPLERWMKLCSIRIETAGGAGQQNENAATTVTRRWFIPIVPQSEVPSLMKQLRPGLQFDEDTFHWRGLDDRALRRRRRKGLLRIQGVGLLVALFTFLVTDQSPSWLPISSTWGVLLFAAMCGLTVAICLAPFSLWLNSRRHRHFQFAELPTKDGIVIREGVWTRKTSCTFYDRIQSISCEETPFDRRWKMRTVRIDTAAAGPANHVYRLPMLSHDVADAQFRRLTQKTSQIEMVWD; encoded by the coding sequence ATGAACTTGGCACCTCGTCCGCTGCATCCGGTATCGATGCTGTTTCAAACCTTCGCGATCGGCAAGCATGTCTTCCTTCCCATCGCGTTTGTGGCTTGGAACATGGCTCGCAACAGTTGGTTCGGCATGATGGGCGCCGTTGGAATGTTGCTGGTCCTGTTGCTTCTGTTTGGCGGTTTCGCTTTTCTCCACTATTGGACGTATCGCTACCAACTTCTGGGTGAAGAACTGATCGTCACCTCGGGGTTGATCTTTCGTTCGAAACGAGTGGTTCCGGTCAGCCGCATCCAAAACGTTGACTTGGTTCAGAACGTCGTTCATCGCATTTTGAAAGTCGCCGAAGTCCGCGTGGAAACTGCCAGCGGCACCGAACCCGAAGCCGTTTTGAAAGTCCTCGCATTAAAAGATGTCGACTCCCTGCGTTCACAAATCGAAGCCGCAAGAGTCTCCGCACGCTCGGCAACGGACTCTCCATCAACCGATCCACCGCAGTTCACCGATAGCCAAGCAACCGCGATGCTTGATGCGGCGGTGACAGACAGCACGCCCATCGCAGCATCCACGACGCTACTGCAGATCCCTTTGAAGTGGCTTGTCCAAGCGGGCCTGGCGAGCAATCGCGGATTCGTGATGGTCGGGATCGTTTTGGGTTTGATCTCGCAGCAATTCGGCAACAACGACCAACTGGCTCGCAAGCTTGCCAATGAGTTGACAACGCGGAACATCAATCCGGATGAACTATCGGGTTCGTGGTGGTCCTCCTGGTTGCTGTGGGTGGGCGCACTTGTGATTGCGGTGTTCGCGATTCGTCTTCTTGGGATCGCTTGGTACGTTTTGCGATTTCACGGTTACCGTTTGGAACTGCGTGACGAGAATTTTCATCTGTCGTGCGGTTTGCTGACCAAGGTTTCGGCAACCGTGCCTCGTCGACGGATTCAGTGGATCAGCATCCAAGCCTCTCCGCTGGAACGCTGGATGAAGCTGTGTTCGATCCGCATCGAGACGGCTGGCGGCGCGGGCCAACAAAACGAAAACGCGGCGACCACGGTGACTCGACGCTGGTTCATTCCCATCGTGCCTCAATCCGAAGTCCCGAGCTTGATGAAGCAATTGCGACCCGGCTTGCAATTTGACGAAGACACCTTCCATTGGCGTGGTTTGGACGACCGTGCACTTCGACGCCGCCGCCGCAAAGGGCTGTTGCGAATACAAGGTGTTGGTTTGCTGGTGGCGTTGTTCACCTTTCTCGTGACGGATCAATCGCCCTCTTGGTTACCAATTTCATCGACCTGGGGCGTGCTGCTTTTCGCGGCAATGTGTGGGCTGACCGTTGCGATTTGTCTTGCACCTTTCAGTCTTTGGCTGAACTCACGGCGGCACCGGCACTTCCAGTTCGCAGAACTGCCGACCAAGGACGGGATTGTCATTCGCGAAGGTGTTTGGACTCGGAAAACAAGCTGCACCTTCTACGATCGCATTCAGTCCATCAGCTGCGAAGAAACTCCGTTTGATCGACGCTGGAAGATGCGAACGGTTCGGATCGACACCGCCGCGGCGGGCCCCGCCAATCATGTGTACCGCTTGCCGATGTTGTCGCACGACGTTGCCGACGCTCAGTTTCGACGACTGACGCAGAAGACGTCCCAAATCGAAATGGTGTGGGATTGA
- a CDS encoding PH domain-containing protein codes for MTFDPQTTDTSDQPIEHSAAELKPEVGPVANTTASAHAEDVNTAELGVDLDSREFQSLPIEALKLDHMIGTVLVVGLLLASVIGWGLATWMRMLNFDLTIWAGAANLVLLGLAIYFGWFYPSAAYEAAAWRISNEGLEIRSGVWWRHRISVPHSRMQHSDIAQGPLQRMHGLSTLVVHTAGTKNSSVQLENLNSEMAERLRDALINGRLETQSEQSVIAPPVEQAVEPTDQTPSSMPPSEIPLSADPASDAPATDAS; via the coding sequence ATGACCTTTGACCCCCAAACGACCGACACGAGCGACCAGCCTATAGAGCACAGCGCCGCTGAGCTAAAACCGGAGGTTGGACCGGTCGCGAACACAACAGCGTCGGCTCATGCGGAAGATGTCAACACCGCGGAACTCGGCGTCGACCTTGATTCGCGAGAATTTCAGTCGCTTCCGATCGAGGCGCTGAAACTCGACCACATGATTGGAACCGTCTTGGTCGTCGGCTTGCTTCTCGCCAGCGTGATCGGATGGGGGCTGGCAACATGGATGCGAATGCTCAATTTCGATCTCACAATTTGGGCGGGTGCCGCCAACCTCGTGTTGCTCGGTTTGGCAATTTACTTCGGATGGTTCTATCCATCTGCTGCCTATGAAGCCGCCGCTTGGCGAATCAGCAACGAAGGTCTCGAGATCCGCAGTGGCGTTTGGTGGCGACATCGAATCTCGGTGCCTCATTCGCGAATGCAACATAGCGACATTGCTCAAGGCCCACTGCAACGCATGCACGGGTTGTCAACGTTGGTCGTCCATACCGCTGGAACCAAAAACTCTTCCGTGCAACTGGAGAACTTGAACAGCGAGATGGCCGAACGTTTGCGAGACGCGTTGATCAACGGTCGTCTCGAAACGCAATCCGAACAGTCGGTCATCGCTCCACCCGTTGAGCAAGCCGTCGAGCCAACCGACCAAACGCCGTCCTCAATGCCGCCATCGGAAATACCGCTGTCCGCCGATCCGGCCAGCGATGCCCCCGCAACGGATGCGTCATGA
- a CDS encoding DUF1592 domain-containing protein has protein sequence MSRAQKSPRVAIGFLTGWAFCSALPSVAQSADDPMVAWQKQYDEAIYPILEEACSECHWGADAQGFDLEKYVESDRLKKGAAVWEEVAKRVRLNEMPPEGSPQLNDQQKALVHRWFDSRPQQDECSQLANEETQSWYRGVVMSRRLTRTEYLNAIDELVGFPVDENLEIPSDGSGGEGFDTAGDALFTSPLHIEQYLAVANQVIGDAMKHGGESSLAVRLLGTVDEDGPGSNASARSALRRFARRAWRRPIESAELDRLMSLVEHAKASGRNMPEATAEAFKAILVSPNFLFVVETESEAGGVQPLTPHQLATRLALFIWSSVPDEALLDAADANELQADDQILAQLRRMLADERSRALGENFGLQWLGLSQFEGEAKPDAKMFPNFDAKLAADMREEAIRTVWNVFRDDRPLMELIDADSIHANETLASYYGLDVAEETWANADPEFGDVWQRLPLSDRRRGGVITLAAVLTRSSYGHRTSPVLRGRWVLEEVLGGRVPPPPPGVPALEEAEANHATTLREQLELHRKDPQCAACHNRMDPIGFGLENFDAIGRWRVEQDGLAIDSSGKLPSGETFSGPEELKQLLLKRSGEFKKHFVKKLFGFALGRSLNKFDRCVVDDSLKALDQNDQRAVVVLETIVTSYPFRHRYFKPAQD, from the coding sequence ATGTCCCGAGCCCAAAAGTCTCCTCGCGTCGCGATCGGTTTTTTGACCGGTTGGGCGTTCTGCAGCGCATTGCCCAGCGTCGCTCAATCGGCGGATGATCCGATGGTTGCTTGGCAGAAGCAATACGACGAAGCAATTTATCCGATTTTGGAAGAGGCTTGTTCGGAGTGCCATTGGGGCGCGGACGCTCAAGGTTTCGACCTCGAGAAATACGTGGAGTCCGACCGTCTGAAAAAGGGGGCCGCGGTTTGGGAAGAGGTGGCCAAACGAGTTCGATTGAACGAGATGCCACCGGAAGGCAGTCCCCAACTGAACGACCAACAAAAGGCACTGGTGCATCGTTGGTTTGATTCGCGTCCGCAACAAGACGAATGCTCTCAGCTCGCCAATGAGGAAACGCAGTCGTGGTACCGCGGCGTGGTGATGAGCCGTCGTTTGACGCGGACGGAGTACCTGAATGCCATCGATGAACTGGTCGGGTTTCCCGTCGACGAAAATCTGGAGATCCCGTCGGATGGGTCTGGTGGAGAAGGATTCGACACGGCGGGGGATGCGCTCTTCACGTCGCCGCTGCACATCGAACAATATTTGGCGGTTGCCAACCAAGTGATCGGCGACGCGATGAAGCACGGAGGTGAATCTTCGTTGGCGGTGCGTCTGTTAGGCACCGTCGATGAGGACGGACCTGGAAGCAACGCATCCGCCCGGTCGGCACTACGAAGGTTTGCTCGCCGAGCTTGGCGACGCCCGATCGAATCGGCGGAACTGGATCGTTTGATGAGCTTGGTGGAACATGCCAAGGCATCGGGCCGCAACATGCCGGAAGCAACCGCGGAGGCTTTCAAGGCCATTCTGGTTTCACCCAACTTCTTGTTCGTGGTGGAAACTGAATCAGAAGCGGGCGGCGTTCAACCTTTGACACCGCATCAGTTGGCGACTCGATTGGCTCTGTTTATTTGGTCATCTGTTCCTGACGAAGCGTTGTTGGATGCTGCGGACGCGAACGAGTTGCAGGCCGACGATCAAATCCTTGCTCAGTTGCGACGGATGCTGGCGGACGAACGCTCTCGGGCACTGGGGGAGAACTTTGGTTTGCAGTGGTTGGGACTTTCGCAGTTCGAAGGCGAGGCGAAGCCGGATGCCAAAATGTTTCCGAACTTCGATGCGAAGCTCGCCGCGGATATGCGGGAAGAAGCCATTCGAACGGTGTGGAATGTCTTTCGCGACGATCGTCCGCTGATGGAACTGATCGACGCCGATTCGATCCACGCCAATGAAACGCTGGCGTCTTACTACGGGTTGGATGTCGCGGAGGAGACTTGGGCAAACGCCGATCCAGAGTTTGGGGATGTGTGGCAACGATTGCCGTTGTCCGATCGCCGACGTGGTGGCGTGATCACCCTGGCCGCTGTGCTGACACGCTCGTCCTACGGTCATCGAACCAGCCCCGTGTTGCGTGGACGATGGGTATTGGAAGAAGTCTTGGGTGGTCGTGTTCCGCCACCACCACCGGGCGTGCCCGCGTTGGAAGAAGCCGAAGCCAACCACGCGACAACATTGCGTGAGCAATTGGAATTGCATCGCAAAGATCCTCAATGTGCGGCATGCCACAATCGAATGGATCCGATCGGTTTTGGTTTGGAAAACTTTGACGCGATCGGACGTTGGCGTGTTGAGCAAGACGGGCTGGCGATTGATTCCAGCGGCAAGCTTCCGTCCGGCGAAACGTTTTCAGGTCCGGAGGAATTGAAACAGTTGTTGTTGAAACGCAGCGGCGAATTCAAGAAACACTTCGTGAAGAAGCTGTTCGGTTTCGCATTGGGGCGTTCACTCAATAAGTTTGACCGTTGTGTGGTCGATGATTCGCTCAAAGCGTTGGATCAAAACGACCAGCGTGCGGTGGTGGTCTTGGAAACCATCGTCACCAGTTATCCGTTTCGGCATCGCTATTTCAAACCGGCTCAAGATTGA
- a CDS encoding DUF1552 domain-containing protein gives MKTSIPRRRFLRGSGVLLGLPWMASMAETLRASETPSAKDSSESPKPPLRTAFLYFPNGVWENDWVPTKEGTDYELSPSLQPLSDLKDEFLVLSGLDKKHSHGGDGHYAKTANFLTGMPVAKTTGKDISSGGVSIDQLIAAKVGAETPLPSLELGIDPVISGIDSNVGYTRLYGSHISWQSPTRPIAKAINPRVVYERLFGKRLQASAPEAQSYRNLLDFVLEDARQIRRGLSRDDQFKMDEYLDSVREVEKRIEFASRDQSHRARYEAERERIVDGHALEIPDRGTPHDFRQHINLMLDMMVLAFQTDSTRVATFMFANDVSGRSFRFLDGVHGGHHELSHHENKEEKIKQYQLINRWHVEQFARLLRKMQSVKEGDSTLLDNSMVMFGSSFSDGNRHDPDNLPLLLAGRGGGTIQPGRHLAAKGQVPVCNLYLSMAKRYGIDLERFGDSEKEMTELSDA, from the coding sequence ATGAAAACCAGTATTCCTCGGCGTCGTTTTCTTCGCGGCAGCGGTGTGTTGTTGGGATTGCCCTGGATGGCATCGATGGCGGAAACGCTGCGGGCATCCGAGACTCCGTCCGCGAAAGATTCGTCGGAGTCACCGAAGCCTCCGTTGCGGACCGCGTTTTTATATTTCCCCAATGGTGTTTGGGAGAATGATTGGGTGCCGACGAAGGAGGGCACGGACTACGAGTTGTCGCCGTCGTTGCAGCCGCTATCTGATCTGAAGGATGAGTTTTTGGTACTGTCCGGTTTGGACAAGAAACACTCGCATGGTGGCGACGGTCACTACGCCAAAACCGCCAACTTCCTTACCGGAATGCCCGTCGCGAAGACGACCGGAAAAGACATTAGCAGTGGCGGCGTGTCGATCGACCAATTGATTGCCGCGAAGGTTGGTGCCGAGACACCCCTGCCTTCGTTGGAGCTGGGGATCGATCCCGTGATCAGTGGAATCGATAGCAACGTCGGTTACACGCGGTTGTATGGTTCGCACATCTCATGGCAGTCGCCAACACGTCCCATTGCCAAAGCCATCAATCCTCGAGTGGTTTACGAGCGTTTGTTTGGCAAGCGGTTGCAAGCCAGTGCGCCCGAGGCACAGTCCTATCGCAACTTGTTGGACTTTGTGTTGGAGGATGCTCGTCAAATCCGCCGCGGACTCAGCCGCGATGATCAGTTCAAGATGGATGAGTACCTGGATTCAGTTCGCGAGGTCGAAAAACGAATCGAATTCGCGTCACGCGACCAGAGTCACCGAGCACGTTACGAAGCCGAACGTGAGCGTATCGTGGACGGTCATGCGTTGGAGATTCCCGATCGTGGCACGCCGCACGACTTTCGTCAGCACATCAATCTGATGTTGGACATGATGGTTTTGGCGTTTCAAACGGACTCCACTCGCGTCGCAACGTTCATGTTCGCCAACGATGTTTCCGGACGTTCGTTCCGGTTTCTGGACGGCGTGCATGGTGGCCATCACGAGTTGTCGCACCACGAAAACAAAGAGGAAAAGATCAAGCAGTACCAATTGATCAACCGTTGGCACGTTGAACAATTCGCCCGCTTGCTTCGCAAGATGCAAAGCGTGAAGGAAGGCGACTCGACATTGCTGGACAACAGCATGGTGATGTTTGGAAGTAGCTTTTCCGACGGTAACCGGCACGATCCAGACAACCTGCCGTTGTTGCTGGCGGGACGTGGGGGAGGGACGATTCAGCCCGGCCGTCACTTGGCTGCGAAGGGGCAAGTCCCGGTTTGCAATTTGTATCTGTCAATGGCCAAACGCTATGGAATCGACCTCGAACGATTCGGTGACAGCGAAAAGGAAATGACGGAGCTGTCAGACGCCTGA
- a CDS encoding FecR family protein codes for MTAWIKPYRRKDLASMNIEQRERYVFLRDAVLDRTATQDEIDELQTLLASSNEFLDDYIEHAHQESSLAWDAHPTTSQPSIPVSSAPDHPNWLWRYMPLIAASLIFIAAVGWEWTTLQPQPVATILSSTNCQWGNGTLPTSVGQELTSGRLRLISGIAEIQFPKVTVSMEGPVDIELISSQRCRLHSGSIVGSVAKGGEGFVVETPRAEIIDRGTKFGVFVDSAGDARLDLMEGKMDVKHLTNGRQMTLDGSGRAYASEHELETISRPTNRTVTDQRRTDRSNGEFIHISSAYGNGDEGDVTSGPRLEGNDFPRPDDALLVKHSAESPEWNRKAFIRFDLSGVTQSDIGEAELRLEGIATGMGYLSLVPDSQFKVFGIRPEHNIPWDSQDLHREHFPGRRENTYQLDDKKIELLGEFTVPQSKPVGQFVLQDERLKDFIQQAIGSTATVVITRVTPNAPSQSYVHGFATRTHPTANPPMLRLHVTPTTAD; via the coding sequence ATGACTGCGTGGATCAAACCCTATCGCAGGAAGGACTTGGCTAGCATGAACATCGAACAACGAGAACGCTATGTTTTCTTGCGTGACGCCGTCCTGGACCGAACTGCCACGCAGGACGAGATCGACGAGCTACAAACGCTGCTCGCGTCCTCCAACGAATTCTTGGATGACTACATCGAACACGCTCATCAAGAATCGAGCTTAGCCTGGGACGCACACCCCACCACTTCTCAACCGTCGATACCGGTCTCTTCCGCGCCCGATCACCCGAACTGGCTTTGGCGATACATGCCTCTGATCGCCGCGTCGCTGATCTTCATTGCCGCGGTCGGTTGGGAATGGACGACGCTTCAGCCTCAGCCCGTGGCGACGATCTTGTCATCCACCAACTGCCAATGGGGCAATGGCACTTTGCCAACTTCCGTCGGACAAGAACTCACATCCGGCCGATTGCGACTGATCTCCGGCATCGCTGAGATTCAGTTCCCCAAAGTCACCGTCAGCATGGAAGGCCCGGTCGACATTGAATTGATATCCTCCCAAAGATGCCGGCTTCATTCGGGCAGCATCGTCGGTTCAGTCGCGAAAGGCGGCGAAGGATTCGTCGTCGAAACACCACGAGCCGAAATCATCGATCGAGGCACCAAATTCGGTGTGTTTGTGGACTCGGCGGGAGACGCACGACTTGACCTGATGGAAGGCAAGATGGACGTGAAGCACTTGACCAACGGTCGCCAAATGACGTTGGATGGGTCCGGACGAGCCTATGCATCTGAACACGAGTTAGAAACGATTTCCCGCCCCACTAACCGCACGGTAACCGATCAACGCAGAACCGATCGATCCAATGGCGAATTCATTCACATCAGTTCCGCCTACGGAAACGGGGACGAGGGTGACGTCACCTCTGGACCTCGATTGGAGGGGAATGATTTTCCGAGACCCGATGACGCATTGCTGGTCAAGCACTCAGCCGAATCACCGGAATGGAATCGCAAAGCGTTCATTCGCTTTGACCTCTCGGGCGTCACTCAATCCGACATTGGCGAAGCTGAACTTCGCCTGGAGGGAATCGCGACAGGCATGGGGTATCTGTCTTTGGTGCCGGACTCGCAGTTCAAAGTGTTTGGAATTCGTCCCGAACACAACATTCCGTGGGACTCGCAAGACCTCCATCGAGAACACTTCCCCGGCCGTCGCGAAAACACCTATCAACTGGATGACAAGAAGATTGAATTGCTGGGCGAGTTCACCGTCCCACAATCCAAACCCGTGGGACAGTTCGTGCTTCAAGACGAAAGACTGAAGGACTTCATCCAGCAAGCCATTGGGTCCACGGCGACAGTGGTGATCACGCGCGTCACACCAAACGCCCCCAGCCAAAGTTACGTTCACGGGTTTGCAACGCGAACGCACCCCACGGCGAATCCGCCAATGCTGCGATTGCACGTCACACCAACGACCGCTGACTGA
- a CDS encoding sigma-70 family RNA polymerase sigma factor, whose amino-acid sequence MSETDQDTTEFIQLLTEHQRLLFHYIHSLIPARNDADEVLQETNLVLWREYHQFESGSNFRAWACTVALNQVRAFTSKKRAKRPCFDTETMMLISERQEHRSAYFDSRLDALENCIQKLPPRKRTFVDQRYRLGCSVESIANQMGSSVEAVYKMLRRIRTTLHDCVDQTLSQEGLG is encoded by the coding sequence ATGAGCGAAACGGATCAGGACACGACCGAATTCATTCAGTTACTGACGGAACACCAGCGTCTGTTGTTCCACTACATCCACTCACTGATTCCCGCTCGCAATGATGCGGACGAGGTGTTGCAGGAAACCAATCTGGTTTTATGGCGTGAGTATCACCAATTCGAATCCGGCTCCAATTTCCGAGCCTGGGCCTGCACGGTGGCTCTGAACCAAGTTCGGGCATTCACTTCCAAGAAGCGGGCCAAGCGGCCCTGCTTTGACACCGAAACCATGATGTTGATCTCCGAACGTCAAGAACATCGCTCCGCATACTTCGATAGCCGGCTGGACGCCTTGGAAAACTGCATCCAGAAACTTCCCCCGCGGAAACGAACCTTCGTGGACCAACGGTATCGGCTGGGCTGCTCCGTCGAATCCATCGCCAACCAAATGGGATCCAGCGTGGAAGCCGTCTACAAAATGCTCCGACGAATCCGAACCACCTTGCATGACTGCGTGGATCAAACCCTATCGCAGGAAGGACTTGGCTAG